One [Clostridium] saccharolyticum WM1 DNA segment encodes these proteins:
- a CDS encoding PSP1 domain-containing protein produces the protein MIKVIGVRFRNAGKIYYFDPMNLEVRTGDHVIVETARGIEYGYVVLGCREVEDDKVIQPLKPVIRMATKGDDEVEKKNHEKEKEAFKICKEKIRKHGLQMKLIDAEYTFDNNKVLFYFTADGRIDFRELVKDLASVFKTRIELRQVGVRDETKIVGGIGICGRTLCCHSYLSEFIPVSIKMAKEQNLSLNPTKISGVCGRLMCCLKNEEETYEELNSKLPNVGDFVTTDDGLKGEVHSVSVLRQLVKVVVTIKDEKEIREYKVEQLKFKPRRRREKTQVTDAELKALEALEKREGKSKLDDN, from the coding sequence ATGATAAAAGTAATAGGCGTTCGTTTCCGCAATGCAGGAAAAATATATTACTTTGACCCCATGAATCTGGAGGTACGGACCGGGGATCATGTAATTGTGGAGACTGCACGGGGAATTGAATATGGTTACGTTGTCCTGGGATGCCGGGAAGTGGAAGACGATAAGGTGATTCAGCCTTTAAAGCCGGTAATCCGTATGGCTACCAAGGGCGATGATGAGGTAGAAAAGAAGAACCACGAAAAGGAAAAGGAAGCATTTAAGATCTGCAAGGAGAAGATCAGAAAGCACGGTCTCCAGATGAAGCTGATTGATGCGGAATATACCTTTGATAATAATAAGGTATTGTTTTATTTTACTGCGGATGGAAGAATTGATTTCAGGGAGCTTGTAAAGGACCTGGCCTCTGTTTTTAAAACCAGGATCGAGCTTCGCCAGGTGGGAGTCCGGGATGAGACCAAGATCGTTGGGGGAATCGGCATCTGCGGCAGAACCTTATGCTGCCATTCTTACCTTTCTGAATTTATACCTGTGTCCATTAAGATGGCAAAGGAGCAGAACCTTTCTTTAAATCCCACGAAAATATCCGGGGTTTGCGGAAGGCTGATGTGCTGCTTGAAGAATGAAGAGGAAACTTATGAGGAGCTTAACAGCAAGCTTCCCAATGTAGGCGATTTTGTAACAACAGATGACGGACTGAAAGGAGAGGTTCATTCCGTAAGCGTATTAAGGCAGCTGGTGAAGGTGGTCGTCACCATTAAGGATGAAAAGGAAATCCGGGAATACAAGGTGGAACAGCTGAAATTCAAACCAAGGCGCCGCCGGGAAAAGACCCAGGTGACTGATGCCGAGTTAAAGGCATTGGAGGCCCTTGAAAAAAGAGAAGGAAAGTCCAAGTTAGATGACAATTGA
- the fabK gene encoding enoyl-[acyl-carrier-protein] reductase FabK — protein MKTRITELLGVEHPIIQGGMAWVAEHHLAAAVSEAGGLGLIGGANAPGEVVRAEIRKAKELTGKPIGVNVMLLSPHAEDVAKVVVEEGIKVVTTGAGNPERFMDMWKAAGIKVIPVVASVALAKRMEKYGADAVVAEGCESGGHIGEQTTMTLVPQIVDAVSIPVIAAGGIGDGRGMAAAFMLGAEAVQIGTRFVVAKESIVHDNYKQRIIKAKDIDSAVTGRSHGHPVRSLRNQMTREYARLEQEGKSFEELEYMTLGTLRKAVQEGDITNGTVMAGQIAGMISREQTCREMIDEMMEQAERLLCR, from the coding sequence ATGAAAACCAGAATTACCGAACTATTGGGAGTGGAACATCCGATTATCCAGGGAGGCATGGCCTGGGTGGCTGAGCATCACCTGGCGGCGGCTGTATCGGAAGCCGGTGGCTTAGGGCTGATCGGCGGGGCAAATGCTCCAGGCGAGGTGGTACGGGCGGAAATCCGTAAGGCAAAGGAACTGACGGGAAAACCCATAGGCGTCAATGTCATGCTGTTAAGCCCTCATGCAGAGGATGTGGCAAAGGTGGTCGTGGAAGAAGGCATTAAGGTAGTGACTACCGGAGCCGGAAACCCGGAAAGGTTTATGGATATGTGGAAAGCAGCAGGCATCAAGGTGATTCCCGTGGTGGCTTCCGTAGCTCTGGCAAAGAGGATGGAAAAGTACGGCGCAGACGCAGTGGTGGCGGAAGGCTGTGAATCAGGCGGACATATCGGCGAGCAGACGACCATGACATTAGTACCTCAGATCGTGGATGCGGTTTCCATACCTGTGATCGCCGCCGGCGGCATTGGTGACGGAAGGGGAATGGCTGCGGCATTCATGCTGGGGGCTGAGGCGGTTCAGATCGGAACCAGGTTTGTGGTTGCCAAGGAGTCCATTGTCCACGACAATTACAAGCAGCGGATCATTAAGGCAAAGGATATTGATTCTGCAGTAACCGGACGCAGCCACGGCCATCCGGTCAGGTCTTTAAGAAACCAGATGACCAGAGAGTATGCCAGACTGGAACAGGAAGGCAAGTCCTTTGAGGAGCTGGAGTATATGACCCTTGGAACCTTGAGAAAGGCTGTCCAGGAGGGGGATATTACAAACGGTACCGTAATGGCCGGACAGATTGCAGGTATGATCAGCAGGGAACAGACCTGCAGGGAAATGATTGATGAAATGATGGAGCAGGCAGAGAGATTGCTTTGCCGGTAA
- the fabG gene encoding 3-oxoacyl-[acyl-carrier-protein] reductase, with protein sequence MLNGKIAVVTGAARGIGRAIAVKLAEQGATVIINYNGSDSLAMEVVKEIEDKGGKAEAIQCNVAEYERVGVLLEGVIKKYGTLDILVNNAGITRDNLLMKMSEEDFDAVINTNLKGVFNCMKHVARQMIKQKSGRIINISSVSGVLGNAGQANYSAAKAGVIGITKSFAREVASRGITVNAVAPGFIQTAMTDVLPESIKAATLEQIPMKRFGAADDIAGAVAFLASEEAGYITGQVISVDGGMAM encoded by the coding sequence ATGTTAAATGGCAAGATAGCAGTAGTGACCGGAGCGGCCAGGGGAATCGGCAGGGCGATTGCTGTAAAGCTGGCAGAACAGGGCGCAACGGTGATTATTAATTATAATGGATCTGATTCCTTAGCGATGGAAGTGGTAAAGGAGATTGAAGATAAGGGCGGCAAGGCAGAGGCCATCCAATGTAATGTAGCAGAGTATGAACGTGTAGGTGTCTTGCTGGAGGGTGTCATAAAGAAATACGGAACCCTGGATATTCTTGTGAACAACGCCGGGATCACAAGGGATAATCTGCTGATGAAGATGTCCGAGGAAGATTTTGACGCAGTGATCAACACCAATTTAAAGGGAGTGTTCAACTGTATGAAGCATGTGGCCCGCCAGATGATCAAACAGAAAAGCGGAAGGATCATTAACATCTCATCTGTTTCCGGCGTGTTAGGAAATGCAGGCCAGGCAAATTACAGTGCAGCCAAGGCAGGTGTAATAGGTATTACCAAGTCCTTTGCCAGGGAAGTTGCCAGCAGGGGCATTACGGTAAATGCGGTAGCTCCGGGTTTCATTCAAACGGCAATGACGGATGTCCTGCCGGAGTCCATAAAGGCAGCGACTTTAGAGCAAATCCCTATGAAGCGTTTTGGAGCTGCGGATGATATCGCCGGTGCAGTGGCATTTCTGGCATCAGAGGAAGCCGGATACATCACTGGTCAGGTGATCAGTGTGGATGGCGGCATGGCTATGTAA
- the fabD gene encoding ACP S-malonyltransferase, translated as MSKIAFIFPGQGAQYCGMGQDFYEQTRIGKETYDMASDLLGFSLPELCFEKNDRLDITEYTQAAMVTTSIAMMRVLEAEKGIRPQVSAGLSLGEYCALAASGVMSDRDAIRTVRQRGILMQEAVPAGIGAMAAVLALDACKIEEVLSSMEGVQIANYNCPGQIVISGKKEAVEAANEKLLAAGAKRVLMLNVSGPFHSSMLTGAGERLGEVLKGVEIQTPQIPYVANVTARYVRDREMVKPLLKEQVYSSVRWQQSVETMVADGVDTFVEIGPGKTLAGFIKKITKDARVFNIEKLEDMEAYFS; from the coding sequence ATGAGCAAGATTGCATTTATTTTCCCAGGCCAGGGTGCGCAGTACTGCGGTATGGGCCAGGATTTTTATGAGCAGACAAGGATTGGAAAAGAAACGTATGATATGGCTTCGGACTTACTTGGTTTTTCCCTACCGGAACTTTGCTTTGAAAAGAATGACCGGCTGGATATTACGGAATATACCCAGGCAGCCATGGTGACCACCAGCATTGCCATGATGCGGGTACTGGAGGCTGAAAAAGGCATCCGGCCCCAGGTGTCTGCCGGCTTAAGCCTGGGAGAATACTGTGCGCTTGCGGCTTCAGGAGTTATGAGTGACAGGGATGCCATTCGTACCGTAAGACAGAGGGGGATCCTCATGCAGGAAGCGGTACCTGCAGGAATCGGAGCCATGGCAGCTGTTCTGGCGCTGGATGCCTGTAAGATCGAAGAAGTCCTAAGCAGTATGGAGGGAGTTCAGATCGCCAATTACAACTGCCCTGGGCAGATTGTCATATCTGGGAAAAAAGAGGCTGTGGAAGCGGCAAATGAAAAGCTTTTGGCAGCAGGCGCAAAACGGGTGCTGATGTTAAATGTAAGCGGACCTTTCCATTCCTCCATGCTCACCGGAGCAGGGGAAAGACTGGGAGAGGTGCTTAAGGGAGTGGAAATACAAACCCCTCAGATCCCCTACGTAGCCAATGTGACTGCCCGGTATGTAAGGGACAGGGAAATGGTAAAGCCTTTACTGAAAGAGCAGGTGTATTCTTCCGTGCGCTGGCAGCAAAGCGTGGAAACCATGGTGGCAGACGGGGTGGATACCTTTGTGGAAATCGGACCGGGCAAGACCCTGGCCGGATTTATTAAGAAGATAACGAAGGACGCAAGAGTCTTTAATATAGAGAAACTGGAAGACATGGAGGCATATTTTTCTTAA
- a CDS encoding tRNA1(Val) (adenine(37)-N6)-methyltransferase, with translation MTIDLKENERIDDLQRNGYKIIQNRDGFCFGMDAVLLSGFALVKPGEKAVDLGTGTGIIPLLLEAKNQGIHYTGLEIQEAMAEMARRSVALNHLEEKITIVTGDIKEASRLFGAASFDVVTSNPPYMNDSHGLKNPDLPKAIARHEVLCSLSDVTREAARLLRPGGRFYMVHRPHRLVEIITALKDCRLEPKRMKMVHPFADKEANMVLIEAVRGGRSMIKVEAPVIVYKEPGVYTDEIYTIYGY, from the coding sequence ATGACAATTGATTTAAAAGAAAATGAACGAATTGATGATCTGCAGAGAAATGGTTATAAGATCATCCAGAACCGGGATGGGTTCTGCTTTGGCATGGATGCGGTCCTGCTTTCCGGATTTGCCCTGGTAAAACCTGGGGAAAAAGCAGTGGATTTAGGGACAGGCACTGGAATCATTCCCCTTCTTTTGGAGGCCAAAAATCAGGGGATTCATTATACCGGACTGGAGATTCAGGAGGCAATGGCGGAAATGGCCAGAAGGAGTGTTGCCTTAAACCATCTGGAAGAGAAAATCACCATTGTGACAGGAGACATAAAGGAAGCCAGCCGTTTATTTGGCGCGGCTTCCTTTGACGTGGTAACTTCAAATCCTCCTTATATGAATGATTCCCATGGCCTTAAAAATCCGGATCTGCCAAAAGCGATTGCAAGGCATGAGGTGTTATGTTCTCTTTCTGATGTGACAAGAGAGGCAGCGAGGCTTCTGCGCCCGGGAGGGCGGTTTTACATGGTGCACCGGCCTCACCGTCTGGTTGAGATCATAACGGCTTTAAAAGACTGCCGGCTGGAGCCAAAGCGGATGAAGATGGTTCATCCCTTTGCGGACAAGGAGGCGAACATGGTTTTAATAGAAGCGGTTCGGGGAGGAAGATCCATGATCAAGGTGGAGGCCCCAGTGATTGTATATAAAGAACCAGGTGTGTATACGGATGAAATTTATACCATTTATGGGTATTGA
- the acpP gene encoding acyl carrier protein has translation MLEKMQEIIAEQLNVEAGTITAQSSFKEDLGADSLDLFELVMALEDEYSVEIPSEDLEKLTTVQQVMDYLKAKGVEA, from the coding sequence ATGTTAGAGAAAATGCAGGAAATTATAGCGGAACAGTTAAACGTGGAGGCAGGTACAATCACTGCTCAATCGTCCTTCAAAGAGGACTTAGGAGCAGATTCTTTGGATTTATTTGAGCTGGTTATGGCTCTTGAGGATGAGTACTCCGTGGAGATTCCTTCTGAGGATTTGGAGAAACTGACTACCGTACAGCAGGTTATGGACTATTTAAAAGCAAAGGGCGTGGAAGCGTAA
- a CDS encoding beta-ketoacyl-ACP synthase III: MTTRIIGTGSAVPEQVVTNEDLARLVDTSDEWIRTRTGIKERRIASAESGTSDLAIQAAKEALNHAGVSAEELDIIILATSSADCCFPSGACEVQAAIGALHAAAFDISAACSGFVYALNTVHGFFKAGIYQTGLVIGADTLSKLIDWNDRSTCVLFGDGAGAAVVRAEEKGILHTVMGADGTRGKVLECGGRTTGNFLTGKKPELGYMTMDGQEVFKFAAKTVPESIKRVVEESGTAMEEIKYFILHQANYRIFESIAKRLKIPMEKFPTNLDRYGNTSGATIPILLDEMNREGKFQRGDKIVLAGFGAGLTWGATLLEW, translated from the coding sequence ATGACAACAAGAATAATAGGAACAGGCTCTGCTGTCCCTGAGCAAGTGGTAACCAATGAGGATCTGGCAAGGCTTGTGGATACCAGCGATGAGTGGATAAGGACCAGGACCGGAATAAAGGAGAGACGGATCGCATCGGCGGAATCAGGAACCTCTGATCTGGCCATCCAGGCAGCGAAAGAGGCCCTGAATCATGCCGGTGTGTCGGCAGAAGAACTGGATATTATCATTTTAGCCACATCTTCTGCGGATTGCTGCTTCCCCAGCGGTGCCTGTGAGGTGCAGGCAGCGATCGGTGCCCTTCATGCAGCAGCCTTTGATATAAGTGCGGCTTGCTCCGGATTTGTTTATGCTTTAAATACGGTCCATGGATTTTTTAAGGCAGGAATCTATCAGACCGGGCTGGTGATCGGAGCGGATACCTTAAGTAAGCTCATTGACTGGAATGACAGAAGCACCTGTGTCCTGTTTGGTGACGGGGCCGGAGCGGCTGTGGTACGGGCGGAAGAAAAGGGAATCCTTCACACCGTCATGGGAGCGGACGGTACCAGGGGAAAGGTCCTGGAATGCGGAGGGCGGACTACGGGCAATTTTCTCACGGGAAAGAAGCCGGAGCTTGGATATATGACTATGGACGGTCAGGAAGTGTTTAAATTTGCAGCAAAGACGGTTCCGGAATCCATCAAACGGGTCGTGGAAGAGAGCGGGACCGCCATGGAAGAAATTAAATATTTTATCTTGCATCAGGCAAATTACCGGATTTTTGAATCCATCGCAAAGCGGTTGAAGATCCCTATGGAGAAGTTTCCCACCAATTTGGACCGGTATGGGAATACATCGGGAGCAACCATACCCATACTATTGGATGAGATGAACCGGGAAGGAAAATTTCAGCGGGGAGATAAGATCGTACTTGCTGGCTTTGGAGCAGGATTGACCTGGGGAGCCACTCTTTTGGAGTGGTAA
- the rsmI gene encoding 16S rRNA (cytidine(1402)-2'-O)-methyltransferase, whose translation MKGKLFLCATPIGNLDDITLRVLNTLKEVDLIAAEDTRHSIKLLNHFEIKTPMTSYHEHNKVEKARYLVEQMKQGVRIALITDAGTPGISDPGEELVRQCYEAGIELTSLPGPAACITALTLSGLGTRRFCFEAFLPTDKKEKQWILEELKEETKTMIIYEAPHRLVKTLKELYEVLGDRRITICRELTKRFETAFRTTFSNALKAYEEEDPKGECVIVIEGKSIRDRIEEKVMASREMSLEEHMELYVNQGLDRKEAMRMVAKDRGISKREVYQYLIKNES comes from the coding sequence ATCAAGGGAAAATTATTTTTGTGCGCTACACCCATAGGAAATCTTGATGATATTACCTTAAGGGTATTAAATACGTTAAAGGAAGTGGATTTAATCGCGGCGGAGGATACCCGTCACAGCATTAAGCTTTTAAACCATTTTGAGATTAAAACGCCCATGACCAGCTATCATGAGCATAATAAGGTGGAAAAAGCCAGATATCTGGTGGAGCAGATGAAGCAGGGAGTCCGGATCGCTCTGATCACAGATGCAGGAACGCCGGGCATCTCGGACCCTGGAGAGGAGCTGGTAAGGCAGTGTTATGAGGCAGGGATTGAGCTGACTTCTCTTCCCGGTCCGGCGGCCTGTATCACAGCTCTGACCCTCTCTGGCCTGGGTACCAGGCGTTTTTGCTTTGAAGCTTTTTTGCCTACGGATAAGAAGGAAAAGCAGTGGATCCTGGAGGAGCTTAAGGAAGAGACAAAGACCATGATCATTTATGAAGCACCCCACCGGCTTGTCAAGACCTTAAAAGAACTTTATGAAGTCTTGGGGGACCGGAGGATCACCATTTGCAGGGAGCTTACGAAACGGTTTGAAACGGCATTTCGGACAACCTTTTCTAATGCATTAAAGGCCTATGAGGAGGAAGATCCGAAAGGAGAATGTGTCATCGTTATAGAAGGTAAAAGCATCAGGGACAGGATTGAGGAAAAGGTTATGGCTTCCCGGGAGATGTCCCTGGAGGAACATATGGAACTTTATGTAAATCAAGGCCTGGACCGGAAGGAAGCCATGCGCATGGTGGCAAAGGACAGGGGAATCAGTAAAAGAGAGGTTTACCAGTACTTGATAAAAAATGAATCATAA